The sequence below is a genomic window from Monodelphis domestica isolate mMonDom1 chromosome 2, mMonDom1.pri, whole genome shotgun sequence.
CAGGGCACCCCAGCGGGATCCTCACAAGGCTGAGAAGAGGAGCCTGGGTGCGAATCCTCCCTCTGCCCCACCTTGCTACCTAGCTTTGCTTTCTCTCTGGGGATAAGAGGCTGGACTAGGCGCCCTCTGAGGTCCCTCTCGGGTCCATGAGGGGAACTTGTGAGCAGGCCGATAACGCCGCTGCCAGGGGAGCGGCTACACTGGCTTCTGGGCATCCTGGTTACCCCTCCTTTGGGTGCCAGCTCCCGGGTCTCCCCGCGCCTCGGGGAGGCAAGGGGAGAATCAGAGCACGGCCCGAGCCTGCACCAGGCGGCCAGGACGCGGCTGGCAAGCTTGGCGCCACACTTACCACGACGACCTTCTTTTTAATGACCGGAAGACATCGAAAATGCTGATAGAGAAGCTGGTCAGAATCCATCCAGACGAGGTTCTTGACCCCGTCGCTGGAGGTCAGGTCAGTGGTGTTCAGCTGGAAGACCAGGAACTGGAAGATCCGGCCGTCGGTGCCGACACTCTGCACGACGAGCGGCCGCTCCAGCGTGCGCGCCTCCTCCTGCAGAGGGGAGACGGACAATCCAGCCCAGGCCAGCACCGCGGGCAGCTCTGTCCGCTCCCACAAAGGGGCCTGGTCAGCCGGCCACGGGCCGGCTCTCGAGGGGCCTCGCGGTCTGCTCCGGCTCTCTTCTCGGCCAGGACTAGCCGCGTCCGCCCGCCGCCTCGACCTCTTTCCTTGCAGTTAAGTGTTGGAAGTGCCACCAGGCCACGGCCCCGCGGGGGCCACAGGCTGGCCCAGGGGtcggagggaaaggaaagggcagGGCTGAGCTGCAGACCTGCAGGGCCGGGCACGCTCCCTGGCTCCCTGGCCTGTGCAGCCCCCCAAGCTCCTGAGCTGGAAACCCTTCCCGGGGCCTCCTCCAACCACAGGAGCCCAGAAAAGTCCTCAGCCTTGGGGTGTCCAGAGAGCAGTCAAGTGAACACCCCACATTCCAGGCCTCTGGCACAGCTGCAGACGGGTGGAAGGAGGCAGGACAACCTCGCCCGACGGGTGTCCCTTGCTAAACGTGCAGGCGACAGGAGATGGGGGGACCGGCTGCTCGCGGCTCATAGGGAAGAGCTCCGAGGCCCAGCCTGCGGCCTGCCAGAGGGTCCCCGGGGTTGCCCCGTTCAGCCCTTCACCTCCCCAGCAGCTCAAGCCTTTGGCCGGGGCCCTGCTGAGCTGCCACCCGGCTGCTGAGGACGGCTGCAGGCAGGGTGCCAGGAGGGGTGCCGCCCGCTGCCCACGCTCTGCCCCCCGGCTCGGAGGCTCAAGGCCTCTCTGCCTCCAGCCTGGCTCGTGCACGGGCACAGAGCCTCCCCGGCAGCGGCTCCCTCACCCCACAAGGCCGAGGAGGCCCGGTACGTACCCCGTACAGCGTCCGGGCCTGCGCCAGGGCATTGCCAAAGGCGAACATGATCATCTTGGCTCGCAGCTGCTCGGGCCGGCACCGGGCCCGACGATGGTTGGCCGACTCCATGAAGTACACGGTGTGTGGATGGGGGTAAGGGTAGCCTTCGTGAAAACCTGAAAGATCCAGAGGGAGCCCCGTGGAGGGCCGGCCCGACCACGGGCCGCAGGACAGAGCTCGGCCTGTCAGGGAGCCGTCTGGGCCACCTTCCTCCTCACAatctgagggggaggggcgggACCTCCCTGCCACACAGCCAGAGCAGCCACCTGCCCAGAACCTCAAAGTAAAGGcgttttttaaaccctccctttccttctcagaatcaaaactgtgtgttggttccaaggcagaagagtcgtcagggtgaggcaatggggggtaagtgacttgcccaagggcacatcactgggaagtatctgaggccagatttgaacccaggacttccctctCTAGGCACTGGGCCACTCAGCTGCACCCCCACTTCCCAGTGAAGTCTTGGACTGACTAGCCCAGGCTCACAGGGAGGCCGGGCAGCCTTTTTACACCCCAAAAATagcaatgaaaaacaaaagcaaggCTGGAAGGAGTTGCCTGGAGTCACAAACAGTCCTCAAAGAGATCAGGGATGGGGAAATCCTGGGGGGCCCAGGATGTCGGAGCTGAGGGCACAGTTTACCTGTCTGTACAAGCAGACCCACTGGAAGCCAGGCTCCCCCAGGCTTGGAAGGCCAGCGGCCAGACCTCGTGGGAGGGGAGCCGAGAGGGCTGCTTTCTAGATGATGAGCTGCGagccctccctgccctccctgcCCGCCCCAGCCGGGCCCCCTCAGGTCCACCCACCTATGTCATTTCTCACGTCATAAATGTCACACTCCTGAAGATTAATGGTCGGGGCGATGGGGTAGAAGGTGTCCAGAACGTGGTTCTCGGTGGCCTGGACCTCTTCCGGGGAGGCGATGGGCGCCAAAGGCTCCTGGGCACTTAAGCGGGTGCCGTTAAGCCCACGGATCTGGAGGAAAGTTGACTCTGTAAGAAGAGAAACGGGCCAACCTAGCTCCCTCCGGCACGTGCCACTAGAAGGCTCCCACCGATTACCGAGGGCAGGACCGGCAAACAGTTGGGCACACGGCAGCGTCAATTCATGCCATGCTGTGTGCCTCAGCTCTCCCTGCCTTTATGCTGGAAGAGATGGAACATGGGGCTTAGGGAGCCTGGATTCCCATCTTACTTCTGACAGAGCAGCTCCAGCACTGGGCCTCGGGCTCTTTCAGGCCCCTCAGACTAACTCCCTGGCTTCCTGGGAGGAGCCTCCTGTCCACAGAAGACTTGCTTGACCTGGCAGAGCGCCCGAGTGCAACAGGAAGACGGAAAAGCCTTCGGTGCCAGCCTGGGCCACGCTCCTCTGTGGGGCTGTGCAAGGGCAGGCCCAGCTACCATCTATGGCAGCAGAAAACGGAAGGGCTGAGGCTCAAATCAGGGGTGCAGTCAAGGAGCCAGGCAGCATTTAGGGTCTCTCCAGCTGCGGACAGCATGAGGGCAGAAATCCCAACCACACGCCTCTCCTGGTGTCCTGGCACGTAAAGAAAGGGAATGGAGGAGACGAAGGTTCCGGCAGCACGTAGGCATCGGACCCAGGGAAGGCAGAGGGCCAGAGCGAGAGCCCTGGGGAAGCCAAGCCCCTGCTACAGTGAAGCTGCCTTTGCTCGGCCCGAGTCCAGGGCCTTAGAGGACAGAACGGCGCCCCCGACAAACCATTAGGACCAGTGATCAGTCCATGCCACCGAGTGAGGAGgctctccctgattccaagcctcAGTTAGTCTCTCTGTAGTTTCCAGCCAGTTCTATCCTTGAGGACCAGAGAAGAAGCCCAATCTTTCACATGAGGGTCTTTCCATATTCTGCTCTCAATGTCCttttttccaggctaaacattcctGGTTCCTCTTAAATAGATGACGGGCCACCATCCCAGCTGCCCTCCTATGGATGTCCTCCAGCCTGTCCATATCACTTCTAAAATATGACACCCAGATCTGAACCCAACACCAGCCTGTCCGGGGGAAGAGAACACCCCTTGGCCACCACCGTCCTCATCCTGGACTGTCTCTTTAAGGCCCATGGTCTGgagctaggaagcacagtggatacaacgccaggcctggagatggagaacccgggttcaaatctgacctcagacacttcctagctatatgaactggacaactcacttaagcCCAACCGCCTGGCCCtccccactcttctgtcttagagttgatactaagagggaaggtaaggggttaaaaaagccTCAGACACTACTCTGACTGCCCTGGAGGGCACCAGTGTTGTCCTTTTGAGGTGGATCCGATCTTTAGGAAAAGCCAAAGGTCATTTGGAGCCAAGGAAATGCAGTGTCTTCGTAAGCTGAGAAACAGAATAAGCACGCCCCAACCTCAGGACTGAGCAGTGAAAAGGACGGGCTCATGTGGCTCAAACACCGCTGGGAAGTCCCCAAGGAGTGGCCTGAGCAATAGCAGTCTCCTGGGAAAAGCTGGCCCACCCAAGGAGGTGGCCCTAAAGAACAGACGATCTGTGTGGATGGACAGGAGGCTTTTAAAAACTAGCCTGGCTGCTTTACACCTTGTGAAACAGTTGTGTTTTCTTGTCGGTCACTTTTACCAccctatgactcagtttcctcatatgtaaagtgcaAGGGctggaagaggagtctttcttcATGAATTCTTGCTTCCTGCCCGCTTGTCAGGGGAGACCCTCCATGTCCTGGACCTCCAGTGACCCGGGCATTAGCTCCTCCCCACAGGCTGCACCAGTGTGGTTTCTAATTCCAATCACCACACAAACCTCCTCAGTGACTACAGGGAATGGAGGAGCTTAATTAGAGGCAGCATTTGACATCTGCTATTATGTACTTCTCTCCTTAAGGAAGTTCTAATTGATTGAGGGCACCAAGACTTCCATCCATCCAGACTCCTCTGCAGAGGCTCCTGGCAAAAGGACCTGGAGGGAGCTCTGTCCAAGTGGCTTCTCTCAGGAAGGCCAAATAGCAGGAGGGTGGCACCTTCCAGGGGATTCTGGCATCTCCTGCAACCTCTGAACCCCCCAAGCTGCCCTCCTCTAACAGGAGTCAGGATAGGCAGTAAAGCCAAGGATGAGGAACGAATTCTGGGGGATTCGAACATAAGACAAAGCCCAGAGCAGCCCTCAATGTACCCCCAATAGGGGTGGGCACGCTAGAGGGGAGTGGAAAGGGCCCTGAGAGGTTATCTAATCTGGTGAAAGAAGGTGTCCCAGGTCCCACAAGGAGGGAGCAGCAGAGCCAGGCCCGTACTCCTCCCTCACATAACCAACGAGGGACCCTTTACCAGAAGGACAAACTGAGGTTGGGGGGGTGGAGGCCCCCGGCCCCAGCACACACTCCGGCACTGACCTCGACGCCACGAGGTAGACAGCATGTAGTCCTTGGCCTGGATCCTTCTGGTCAGAGCAGGGTACTGAGGGATCTTTGTTTTGCACAGCTGTAGGAGATTGTCCACCATGATGGGGCTTTGGGGGAGAAACAAGAGACAGTGGGTGAGTGGCGCGCACGATGGAATTCCTCGCATGCTGGTTGTAGCTGGCTTACCAGTACGTCTCTCTCTTGGGGATGTCCTCAGTGGAGTGCCACAGGCGTGCATGCCAGATGGCTTTCTGGACCTGCTCATCCTGGTTCTCGATTTGATTCGCTGGCTCTTGGACCAGGCTGAGGACTCTCTGTGGGAGGCCTTCTATTAGCTTGGTTTTGGTGAGCCAGAGGGCTTGCTTTACACCTGGGAGTAATTCAGCAAAAAGGACAATTAGGATGGGAGGGCTGGAATCAATAGGGAGCTCCAGGACCCCCCAACCTACCTCTAAATTCTACAGGGCTTCCTATGCGGGGCAGGTGACAGCCCCCAAGGGCCCCAGGTTCAGCTCTCCTGGGATGCCATCATGGGGAGAGgctggtcagccattccccaagaaCAGCTCAAAGGGCTGGTACCTGGCTTGGGCAGTTTCTTGAGAGCCATCTGTCTATTAAGGCTCTCTCAGACCCCAGGACAAGTCATGAATTAAACATCAAGAGAGCCAGGCTGAAGGGAAGTCTCAGACCCTTTGGAAGGACCATTTCAGGAGATAGCTGATGACTTTGAGTTCTAAGGGGTTCACAACTGAAAGGCCAAAGTTCTGAAGTCAAGCTGCCCTTGCCAGAGAGTGGGAAGGGtgtaactgggggggggggtctttttcACCTCAAAGGGCTGTTCCTTCTGGTTTACAAGGGGGGCCCATTTGTGGTGGGCAGCCCAAACATTGCTAGAATCAAAGAAGAGGATGGAAGTACTCTGAAAGAGGAGCGGTCATATTTACAGTCACCACTAGCCCAGGACCTGGGAAAACTGCTCTGGGTGAACCTTTAGCCTTCAGGCTTGGAAAAGGATCTTGGGACACCGTCAGTGGGCACTGTGCCCCAGGGAGGTTTCATGAGGCTGGACAATTCCCTGTAAAGCTGAATATACTGAGCCAGAGCTCATGTAGTGCTCCCCTTCATTGTACAGAGGAGAAATAAGAGGCCCTAAGAGGTAGCGGCTTCCCCGCGGACACCCAGAGCTAAGCAGCCAGGAGAGCAGTCAGACACAGGCCTCCGACTACCCCCAGCACTCCTTCCATGTCATCACAGGGGCTGTCTACCCACAGCTAATGGCTTCCAGAGACAAGGACCTGTCACAAACCCTCGTGAAGTCACTGGTTGACTGGAGAGGCTAAGTGACCACTAGTCAGGTTATGCTATAAAGAAGGGTCCAAAATTTGGTGAGAATTTAGCCTAAGTGAACTCAAAGATGGAGATGACTGCCCCTTGGCTTACTCCCCAACTTGTAGCAATGCTATCTGAGTCAAAGAAAGAGAAGTGATATGGCAGAGCAAATAGTTATGCTACATttggagaagaataaaaagggggGGAATGATGGAGCTCCATTTTGGACCTACTGAGTTTAAATAGAATACAGTTTGagatgttttaa
It includes:
- the MRPL37 gene encoding 39S ribosomal protein L37, mitochondrial is translated as MAASVCGRPFFWALRPSVAAGGDLGPGGPRRCAYEWGVRSTRKPEPPPLDRVYEIPGVEPVTWADLQYRKPGLVRPVFPQWDRGWHDPRRRRQVPRDSHPLRRHEICHVMHQRCRLLEGVKQALWLTKTKLIEGLPQRVLSLVQEPANQIENQDEQVQKAIWHARLWHSTEDIPKRETYCPIMVDNLLQLCKTKIPQYPALTRRIQAKDYMLSTSWRRESTFLQIRGLNGTRLSAQEPLAPIASPEEVQATENHVLDTFYPIAPTINLQECDIYDVRNDIGFHEGYPYPHPHTVYFMESANHRRARCRPEQLRAKMIMFAFGNALAQARTLYGEEARTLERPLVVQSVGTDGRIFQFLVFQLNTTDLTSSDGVKNLVWMDSDQLLYQHFRCLPVIKKKVVVEPAGIIDYQPETFRKFFALYLHGAA